The genomic interval AACTCAAAAGCTGAAACATAAATCCGCTTTCCTCCAGAATAAAATTTGAATCATCGAAATTGGAACCTGAGAAATAACTAACGTTCGCAATTCGCACATAGAGGAAAGTTATAAGAAACAACAACCATAACAGGATGAGACTGCCCGAGATACAGAAGAGCAAAACGATGGATTTCctccggttctccatctctgggtcactctgaTTCTCAACGTTGCTGCGGACCTGGAGTCTTCTGCGGATTCtaatggccgctaaaatgtgtctgacggtctgagcattgagcaataaaatcacaatgaatgggagacaaggggttaaaatgcggtgAATCCAGTCAAATGCAGCCCAtgcgggtgaggtgtaaaatatTAGCTTGATGTTGCAGAACCAGGGTATGTTGTTAATTGTATACAAAGGTTCATATATAAAATACcagaatgtattttttaaacagcTCAGGACACAGACCGTTCCgataaccacagccgccgttttctcggtgcaatattttgttttcagcttctgacaacaaatggctacaaatcgatcaaaggtgaacacGACCGTGACCCAGACAGAACTGTCTCTGATTGCATAAATTAACACAAAACTGAGAGAACAGACCggagtgatggacaggaaacTGAATGGGAAATAAATACCAACAATGCGGTTTAATATCACagccgtgataatgaccaggagatccgtcaccgccatggacaccaggtaggaagtgatacatctggagagaccgcaccttcctcgggacaggatcacaatcaccGCCAAGTTAGCtgtaagagagaaggagagagacagagcatgtgtacgtgtgtgagagagaacaggAGCGTTAATGATCCGACTCCCAGCAAAATAATCCAATTGACAGGATTCTGTGTGAAACTTATAGCTTTGACACTTGATCCTGAGTTGAAAACCGATCTTTACCCTCTGGACACCTGTATCTGTGCTAAAATAATCATCCGCATTAAAATCAGACAGGCCAAAGACTTCAGAATGTaaattaatgtaataaaacataatGGGAACAAGAAACCCATTAAAACCAATGCGGGAACGTCAAATAGACAAGAACAGAAACAAATCTTAAAGAATCAGTAAAATGGTTAATAATAAATGCGAAGATTAGGTGACAAGAAGATAAACGTTTACCGAAGATTTTTAAGAGAATAAACAATATAAGAATTGACAATGAAACTGGAAACAACCAATAAAAtacaaaaaacttgcatttaaaaccGACCATGTCCTGTCGGAGCCCAAATCGCTCCCATCCGATgaaaccatggaatcatagaaagttacggcacagaaggaggccgttcggcccatcgtgttcgtgccggctgaaaaagagctatccagctttgtccccctttccagcactcggtccgtagccctgtgggttacagcacttcaagtgcacatccaaggactttttaaatgagttgagggtttctgcctctcccaccctttcaggcactgagtttcacacccccatcaccctctgggtgaaaaaaaaattctcctcagctcccgtctagcccttctaccaattacttataATCCAAGCTGTCGAATTATTCACTGTTGGAAAATTCAGCAGTCAACTTGTACAAGAAGATCCCCAAAGAGCGGAGGGTGAACTGACAATTGATGTTTTCAGAATTTGCGGAGGAAATGTTGGCGAGGACACAGTGATAACTCCCAGCTCTTCTGATAATAGTCACCTGGAATCGTCAATGTCCAGCAGAGAACAAGGTCTCATTCAGAGAAAGGTCCTCcctacaatgcagtgctccctcagtaatgcactgcgcTGTCAGGATAAATAATAGACTTAGTCCGAAAGTAGATATTGAATTTACAACTTTGTGGCTCAGGTACGAGAGTTACCACCAGTTATGCTGCCTCATTCAATGTGGAGAAAAGAGTGAAGAGGGGAACAGTCCGGGTCATTGGCAGGTGCAAGGAGCGGAACGAACCCCCGGACTCAGCAGCGGTCACTGTAGAACcgtcagcagcagctgatgtggaagagcagcgtCAAACTGAACCAGTGAATGGAGTCAGAGACTGGAAGCACAAACACAGCGCGGTCTGAGTTTGGAGCAAATCCAGATTCATTCATAAAACGGACACTTGTTACATTGTTTATATTTTTGTCAATAATTAGCTGCCCAATAATGTCCCTTCAATCAAGTCAGTTATTAAATTCAGTCGGGAATTATTTAATCACTGAATAATCTCATTCGATAAAGCACTTGTTGATATTACTCCGTGCTGCAAATAATTATCAAAACGATGACAAGTAAATGAATCATTGAATAAACCCAGTCAGTGATGAATAAATCCAGAGATTAAATTCAACCAGCACCTTCACGATTATACAGTTATGTCTGTAATtggttgaattattaataaatccaatcagtGTTACATATTTTTGATTTAATTTGCTTTAATTAATGTAGCCGTAACTATCAATGAACCATCCTGTATTGGTGCCTAGAATGCTGGCGTCAAACGCAGAGAATTTTCACCCTGATGTTGCTGTTTAGCGGATCGCCAGCGGTTCCACTTCTTATTCATCTGTAGAGGCTCCGATATATCTTCAGGGGCAACTTCACAATTAGAGTGGAAATGCCCTGAGTAAAAAGGAATGGTCACGGTACCCGAGGGTTGAGAGCGTCTGTAGAACCGAACCCCACCACCAGTCAGTCTGCAGCAAGGAACAAAATAATTTCCTACATATCTTATAATAACGTGATAATACCATTCACAACACAACGGCAGCAATACAATATATCCTCTGATATAACAGAATACACCTTTCACAGTGCAGCACCAATAAACACAACATAACTACATATACACCGGAATAACAGTGGGATAATTCACCCACAGAAATAATGTTCGTAACACAATAGAACTACAtctacaccatgataacagtgtGACAATTCACTTACAATAACACAATAGAACTACAtctacaccatgataacagtgtGACAATTCACTTACAATAACACTACATGTACACCATGATAACAGATGAAAACATTGTCTTCcgtcccgccacaaactcccttccctcgccatcgactccatccctgttcctggccattttctgaggccgaaccagactgttcacaaccttggcgtcctatttgactctgagtggAGTTTCggacccatatcctctccaccaccaagatcacctccttccacctctgtaactactgttctccgcccctgcctcagctcatctgctgctgaaaccttcatccatgctgttgtgacctctaaactcgactattccaatgctctcctggctggcctcctgccttgcaccctccgtaaacttgagcgcatccaaaatTTTGCAGCTCGTAtcataactcgcaacaagtcctgttcacccatcacccctgggctcactgatctacattggctccctttccaacaacgcctccattttaaaatttttatccttgtgctcaaatactcagcctcactcctccctatctctgtagcctcctccagccctacaatcctccgagatctctgcactcctccaattctggcctcttgtgcccctccattggcggacgtgccttcagctgtctcggcccgaaacctctccgcctctccacctctctctcttcctttaagacgctccttaaaacctaacttcttgaccaagcttttggtcatttgttTTAATATCTCCCGATGCGGTTCTGTGTCAAACTGTATTTGATAAcggtcctatgaagcgccttggttcgttttagtacattaaaggcgctatataaatgcaaattattgctgTTGGTGATAATTCGCCCACAGTAACAGGGCCAATAACACATCAGGTAGAAATACTAGTAAAGCCGAGAAgtgtacagttaaaggggagaaacgaTACCGTTAAAGCAGAGAAATGATACCGTTTAAGGCGCGAAATTATAccattgaaggggagaaattacaCTGGTAAAGAGCAGAAATGATATCGTTAAAGATGACACATAAAAGGCAGAAATTATACTGAAAAACGGCAGAAattacacagtcacaga from Heptranchias perlo isolate sHepPer1 chromosome 35, sHepPer1.hap1, whole genome shotgun sequence carries:
- the LOC137302133 gene encoding probable G-protein coupled receptor 139; this encodes MHGSPKGLLFAIYYPILAAISVPANLAVIVILSRGRCGLSRCITSYLVSMAVTDLLVIITAVILNRIVGIYFPFSFLSITPVCSLSFVLIYAIRDSSVWVTVVFTFDRFVAICCQKLKTKYCTEKTAAVVIGTVCVLSCLKNTFWYFIYEPLYTINNIPWFCNIKLIFYTSPAWAAFDWIHRILTPCLPFIVILLLNAQTVRHILAAIRIRRRLQVRSNVENQSDPEMENRRKSIVLLFCISGSLILLWLLFLITFLYVRIANVSYFSGSNFDDSNFILEESGFMFQLLSSCLNPFISAGTQSKFRDELKNVVKYPLTLIVKLFK